The Misgurnus anguillicaudatus chromosome 12, ASM2758022v2, whole genome shotgun sequence region TTTTCAAACTTTAAAGTACTTATTACACTAATTTTATACTTGACAAACAGTTGAGGGTTTTTTTCAAGCAAGTTTTTATACAGAAATTCTTGATTGGCCTGTAATTATATGTGACCCTACCtgtaaaaaactgaaaatgtactgttttctacataaaataatcCTATATAATGTGAAGAACATTGCTTCATGACAAAGTTtgtcatatttaaaaagtaaaatcagTGAGATTTATTAAACTTGAATGCTTCTAATCTCAggattagattacaagaaaggGTCATGTATTGTTATAAAAGGCTGTATGGCAGAATAAAGCATGCTTATGTTTATGTGGACTGTGGTTATCCTCTTCTCATCTCATTTGTCACTTTTAGGTTATTGTTATTAAATAACTGAAATTTCAGACTAATACATTCATGAGCTTTTTTAAGTTTGACAGCTGTGGTCCACATCCACTTTAATTATATGGACTGATATTCatagaaaatgtaaattttctGTTGAAAATCATACAGATATGGAAAGACaggagggtgaataaatgatgaaaaaaactTAGTTTGGGTTAAACTAGTCCTTTAATATCTGAAAAATTTGACTGGCTTCAACCTTGTACACTATATTATCTATTGTCTCATTCAATGGTTTACATAACTCTGTAGCAAAATACTGCAATATGAAATGAATATTAAATGGCCTACACTCTGTACACTCTCTCTGTATGCAATAAATTAAAAGATCTGTATACAAAAAAACTCTAAATGATTTGTGGTTTCTATTAATCATTGTACTCAATTAGGATGAGATAAGCTACCACAATCTCTAGATTAACAAAgggcaaaaaataaacacaacaacaaaacttaAGATAAGTTTCATAATCCAACACTTCAATGTAATTTCTCATAATTGCAAAACTGGTGAAATAATTGGTGACCTAATGCTTATGACACATGCAATAATAAATGTAGTAACGTGTTGACCAACATGTCTCGATGTCTTGCTCACTCTCCTTTCAATCTTGACCTTTAATGCATCTTACActctgaaaaacaaaaaacaaaatattaataatgcTTGACAAAGACAAAACTATATAAAATGTAATGGAATCCCAATTCTTAATTATTTCAATATGAAGACAAAAAAATAGAATAATAGAAAATACAGTAATATGCAATTAATTAAAGTCCATTAGCTAAACAACTTTGTGCAACCAGCAGAATAATTGTAAAAATTGAGTTCATAACACTGAATGCAAAATCTTCAATCGAACAGAAAAGGAAAGCATTACAAGCAAAGTTCCCACAGACAATATGTCCCTTGCAAGATTTCAAAAGGTTAAAAAAGAGGATTTGTTAGATGAAATTAACATTGTTTACAGGTGATGCTTTTTCCACCGCTGTCAGCAGAAAATCACAcaatacaaatgtaaaaaaagcacTTCTCCAGCGCAGCGGCATCCAAGTACAAACCGGAGCTTTTAGCTCATGGACTACAGGATATTACAGCTACACGAGCTACAAATAAGGAAAAGCAAGCAATTACAGGTAAGATTAGAAGTGCATATTAACACTGGAGAAAGTCCAGAGAAAGCCGTACGTCCTTCAAAAAGTGAacagttaattttatttttccgGCTCTCGACATATTTTACCATTACTTGATGGCGCCTGTAAAAAATGgcattacattatattataatattacacaaaaaaaaacaatcccGATATGTTTTACAaggaacattaaaaaaattgaagaTTAAAGCTTGACGTATccctttttatgtttttgttgctGTAGTTGTTTTTTACAATTCGTATACAGGATGTTGGAAGACCATACCAAATGGGAGCATTCGAGAGCGTACGCCTCTCGTACCCTGTCCGCATTGAGCGGGCCTGAGAATCGGGAAGTCAGCTCATGGCCTGCAAGAAGTCCCCGCTGGCAGGTACAAACAAGGTATATGTCAGAGTTAGAGGAGACAACATTCTTCTGTTTTCTTTCCttgtaaatccatttttttctggTACCCATTAAGCAGTACTGTACCTGTTAAATTTTACAGTTACATAATGGCAAGAAACAGCCGAAAGCCAGCTGTTACATTACTGCCAAAAGACCAAAGTCTCTATGTTACCACTACTGTAAAGCACTTCAGGGTGCTGTGaaactttaaagaaaaaaaattaagcaatgttgattACAAAAGATCAAATGGTACTTTATAAACtgtttataacaaaaaaataatggcTCACATTAAGCGGCACTACGACATACCTTTATGTTTCTGGTGAACTTTTAAGTTAATATGGCTTGTAACTGTTTTGGTGGCCACCTCGCCTTGGGGATTTGCCGTAACTGCTCTGCTGATCTAAAGGTAGGagcaaaaaacacaaacaatgcAAATGCCTACGGTTAAATTCGTAGCCATATGCCATATCGAGAATATCTCTGagtgatatttttttaaaaagccatgtACCATTAAAGAATATGCACCCTCAGAATAAAATAATAtgccaattttttaaaaatataatttgacgTGATACTTGCAAGATACTTACGTTAATAGTACTCAAACATTTTGCAAAATACTGTACTCTGAAAATATGGTGAGACAAAAATTTGTGcagtgaatgaatgaatgtttgaaaatgatttattttttactaaaaacgcCCACTGGCCAGTGGTAATTTTTTGCATGGCCTACAGATTTACATCTTCGTTTATTGTCCAATGGATTCAAGGCACTTTGACAAATGTGTTCAAGCTAAGACATCCCTTTCTATTTAGCACCATAGTTATTATAATACATATGTACAATATAGCTTTGTGCAAGCAAGCCTTCCCTGTAAGACATAAgcaattaaagcaataagctaGAGTTCCTTGCATAGGCATATATAATACAAGCATGTGCATTCTGCGCAGATAATTTAGTGCACAATTGTCATAGTCCAGGAAGAGTACCAACAATCCATGATACAATATATCCTTAGTTTTTCATCTGCGTTCACAAACAGTATTACATACTGCTGTAGTCACCATAGCCGTAGTAGTTGTTGTAACCCGAGTAATCATAGCCCCCGTATCCACCATAGCCTTGATTGTTGTAGCCATAATTTCCGTAATTTCCATAACCTTGATTCCAGTAATTTCCATATCCTTGGTTCCAATTCTGATTTGGACCTGTAACAGAGATTGAATTCAAGCAGCAAACATGACAAACAATTTGAATTTAAATGGAATAAATTGGATTGATACATTTTGTCTGTCCCACAGTGGAAACCAACATGATTTTACTTATCGAGTTGTATTTCATTTTACAGTTTACTTGGGtaacatataggggcggtttcccggacagggcttatacTAGCCCCAGAGTAAAATGCAtgttgagctgctttaatttaaaaacaccttgtcctttgtaattttaacatatttcattgacattgttttgtcttaagatgcacacctgtagtgttttttgtaaggaatgtttgtaaaaacttcttaaatgaccTCATATTAAAAAGGcatagtcctggattaacctaaaccctgtccgggaaaccaccccatagggCTACATTTCAATATAGCATCTGCTAAAAGAAGGTATAAGCCTCACGCCTACCGCCTCTCCCTCTAGATCTAAATGTGTAACCTCCTCTTCCACCCCATTGCTGTTGTTGCTGGTACTGCTCTTTTGACATGGCCACCTTGATCTCACACTGCAGACACAGATGTACAGATTTCACATCATCAGTAACACAAAAATTACAGACCAAATCCAGTTTAACACTACTATTATATTAATtatcccccccccccaaaaaaaaaaaaaaaaaaaaaatatatatatatatatatatatatatatatatatatatatatatatatatatattccttATAGTATTGGGTAAAAATATTCATTAATATAAGTTGCCACGCTGTTATAACAAGAACATTTATAACATTTCTTTTTTAGGAGATAatgcagttttttgttataCTGATGCATGTGGATTAActttacaaaatgtaaaatgttttgcaaCATTAGCACAAATCGAAACTAAACATGCTTAATGTATGGAAAAAAAACAGTAACAGAAGTGTTTACTTaactactttgtttgcacaTACATTTATCAATTTCAATTTTTATGTTGTAGCGAATAACTACAACATTATGATAAGAACTAGGAAATTATTAAAACTGTGTGCAACAACCACAATCCTGCACAGAATTTCAGGCTTTAATATTAAACACATTAACTGAGTCTAATTTTGAAGGCTGCATCCTTTGGAGGTCACATTTGTCGGCCATATTTGTTGATGTTCTCTTATTTTAGGGAAAATATAATCAAATGAACCTTTAATCCTCATAAGACATAGTCACTGtagttttattcttattttgaaatgtaacgATTGCTTTCCTAAAATAAGaccttaaaaaataaactttgatGACCGTGATGGCGGCAGACAAGTGTGACCTTCAGAGGACGCGATCTTCAAAATGAGATGCTGCTATCATGTATTATGTTAAACAGCAGGATCATGCTTAATGGTATGCACACTTGCTTAAACCGATGTTATGGTACTTCTTCTCCATAACTTTCTTTACTGTTTCCTCCTCTTTGAACGTTATGAAACAGAAACCTCGCCGTTTATTTGTCTTATTCTCCATTGGCAGCTCAATGGATTCCACCTAGGGGAAATACATACATGAAACactcaaatatacaaaaatttaATATGTATGGCGGGGTATATGAGATTCGTCAACAGCCCTATTTGGACAAGATGGATTTTACAGGTGGAACTCTGAAAAAAAACATGCTTCTCAGATGTCCTCTTTGTTTTTAATCCCTTTcaaatcggccatgtctgtttTTCTCTCAAGACCTCTGCAAAAATgacctactgtttttcgccaaactcagaggtcctctgagaaatttaatTCCGCCtgaatgtctgtgtttgccagcaatatcttttttaaaaatgcagttctttttgtgttttggcCAACACGATCTGCCATATAGTCTAACTAATGCGCTTATATTGTACTTTCTGTGTCCCATTCATTTAGACATGGATGTTTTTTCCATTCGGCAGAACAAAAAATTTAATCAAGGCGAGCCAAATCtcaaacactgttaagactggccaATGTACCTCTTATTTTGGTCCACTAcagaatggtaatgttaattaataaagataataaattgttattaatcatGATATCTTAATTTCTATGGGTTTACTATTAGTTGCCAACTAAAGGCTACATTAAatcttttcatttaaaaagcaaaaaaacatGCTCTTTCTCTATACCTCTCCAAAAGCATCAAAGTACTCTCTGATCTTCTCCTCTGGAGTATCTGGGGAAAGTCCTCCTACAAAGATCTTCTTCACAGGCTCTTTGGACTTCATGGCTTTTGCCTTCTTAGGGTCTATcacttttccattgagtttgtgTTCCTTTAGCGTGATCACCTTTATCAAGAAACAAATGAATCACGGTTGGGTAAAATAGATTAATATAAGCAATaactgaaattaaactttaGTTGGGAACAAATTACTTggaaaaataaaagcataaaaacacaGCAGGCACACTATACACCCACTGACCAATGTACCAGCAAATTACAATAATCTCTTGTTATAGCAATACGGTGTACAATCATTTAAGGATCCAGTCTGCACAGATACCTTTTCCACACTTTCTGCCTCTTTAAACAGAACAAAGCCA contains the following coding sequences:
- the hnrnpd gene encoding heterogeneous nuclear ribonucleoprotein D0 isoform X2; this encodes MSEEQTLGEDPMMMMTMEEDDEGAFGEEQGVARADDGGQGETEGSKIDASKNEEDEGKMFVGGLSWDTTKKDLKDYFSKFGEVVDCTLKLDPLTGRSRGFGFVLFKEAESVEKVITLKEHKLNGKVIDPKKAKAMKSKEPVKKIFVGGLSPDTPEEKIREYFDAFGEVESIELPMENKTNKRRGFCFITFKEEETVKKVMEKKYHNIGLSKCEIKVAMSKEQYQQQQQWGGRGGYTFRSRGRGGPNQNWNQGYGNYWNQGYGNYGNYGYNNQGYGGYGGYDYSGYNNYYGYDQQSSYGKSPRRGGHQNSYKPY
- the hnrnpd gene encoding heterogeneous nuclear ribonucleoprotein D0 isoform X1, whose translation is MSEEQTLGEDPMMMMTMEEDDEGAFGEEQGVARADDGGQGETEGSKIDASKNEEDEGKMFVGGLSWDTTKKDLKDYFSKFGEVVDCTLKLDPLTGRSRGFGFVLFKEAESVEKVITLKEHKLNGKVIDPKKAKAMKSKEPVKKIFVGGLSPDTPEEKIREYFDAFGEVESIELPMENKTNKRRGFCFITFKEEETVKKVMEKKYHNIGLSKCEIKVAMSKEQYQQQQQWGGRGGYTFRSRGRGGPNQNWNQGYGNYWNQGYGNYGNYGYNNQGYGGYGGYDYSGYNNYYGYGDYSNQQSSYGKSPRRGGHQNSYKPY